The Desulfuromonas versatilis genome has a segment encoding these proteins:
- a CDS encoding CxxxxCH/CxxCH domain c-type cytochrome: MATVVGKMGKEMDVENSRPAKPLLFSWFFFCFLAIGTPIRAEAANPTTAGTATAVQSTLNAIGVTMPYTGDDNGTSSYTVQYKLSASGSWTTWIAGASNTPSPYVKNITGLVNGSTYDVRVTYLDASDGLSNPGSATQTISNITLASWVDNPGLHNSNRFPGTTKHSGSWGVPGGQYGGFTCQTCHGKNTGNIKQIVKSGLSAPTGTFPAQAAGGSIVLTTTDQQGNPSGIGFGDDSAARDVNFVKVCEACHSVTNYHRYDTSGQSNLTHYNGQDCTKCHQHKDGFKAGCNACHGNPPTQDSDLVYQLDAPDDTGSRTWGEHQKHAVVLGYACNTCHNGWENNGEMPKAGNINIGFNAFGKTTGSYDGRTLGAPQNGKYTAAAGLTLTQTKTSGATTCAFYCHGYQVPQWNPAATAACGACHGKVAGYGDNRDGIPDGSAGVGGRALSGALTGFKVGKHANHLDDSVAATGDPCALCHNGAGYADATHVDGTTNLSMHASAGGSASYATGSPGTCSNLSCHGNAPWDSAATGGCDFCHGGGGQYWPNGSAYPDRSGRHDKHLTALAAKLSITIPGTDAQQKRMCAYCHNDATGVGGSGHNANGGDSTADLGGFNPIWDATDPPSVADAGAAFVSANGGCNSIDCHNNKATGSTTYGWRNSGLSACIMCHVDVTTDSTHVAHTGSAANYGRTIVCTDCHNATTWASSAPGTGHLNGSWTIVNSTYTGTSTTQAKGTCGTNACHQNGLSAAPLRAYTWGTALANDCASCHAAAMASNKHNQHLVSNSLPGTDLDFGTADECRACHNTTTSGTGRASGSAHLNGTRNLAFNATYNYENLAAARAAGAGATTTCSNVRCHSGVTTPQWNSTVTCGSCHNTGGTGPLPGQAGVTRSHPYHANNDSNYTDCDKCHGASGVTVSATYTATGGGGAGKLHQNLVVNLWINGAANRYAGDASPAGVNWAAGAGQADDGTCSSTACHGGKTPQWGVYNDTVSGCRVCHDPTFGSYDGTSNPLPPAVARITAARPHTDPDGTGGTYSAGDCRGCHAGHNQGVAISLPPTSWPLAAGETHVNGNMRTLLGFTGYTGSSISIGGPAAALVDGAARPLVHAAIRGKTTEAEVCWSCHDSLSTPVSEWGYNSDPDGTTWPKTVIASVADGSVSSHNFGWLYSAKTGGVKVSDWTTSGAWIRDGYRSVLDRPVASIHAVSFTDSDHSSSVANNLVAGKVKRGASSGLPNPDTGTPVLESKAAIRCTYCHDVHDTFGPNSKPYVRGSWLSNPYPPDMPPLVGDTYPAANKYTHGTNSTVPVPRLYVSTSKNKGGYFIDQNSGRPTDSQTLPNSAGLCTICHGSSVDSMDYYTGAKLWRPSQVNGHANSTIGGGGASNANARNIFDGRRGATTGFFMALQDSVNVSQWGKNKGPTGQQVKGTAPFGSTFSYQPADGGVPPAKNTGWYGGTEGNSTRGAQYSTWYSGNTTATHTASIGTDGVTTRAHTFTCSKCHSPHAAKLPALLITNCLDQPLGTWTANANSGRGTIGPNGTSTWLPYVKNNCHSKTARDTGWNYLETSQ, from the coding sequence ATGGCCACAGTTGTCGGAAAAATGGGCAAGGAGATGGACGTGGAGAATAGCCGCCCCGCGAAACCATTACTTTTTTCATGGTTCTTCTTCTGTTTCCTCGCCATCGGCACGCCAATCCGGGCTGAAGCGGCCAATCCCACCACTGCCGGAACCGCCACGGCCGTCCAAAGCACCCTGAACGCCATCGGCGTCACCATGCCCTATACGGGTGACGACAACGGCACCAGCAGCTACACCGTCCAATACAAGCTTTCCGCATCCGGCAGCTGGACCACCTGGATCGCCGGCGCCTCGAATACTCCCAGTCCCTATGTCAAAAACATCACCGGCCTGGTCAACGGTTCGACCTACGACGTGCGGGTCACCTACCTCGATGCCAGCGACGGGCTCTCCAACCCGGGTTCTGCGACCCAGACCATCTCCAACATCACCCTCGCCTCCTGGGTCGACAACCCGGGCCTGCACAACAGCAACCGTTTCCCCGGCACCACCAAGCACAGCGGCAGTTGGGGCGTTCCCGGCGGCCAGTACGGCGGCTTCACCTGCCAGACCTGTCACGGAAAAAACACGGGCAACATCAAGCAGATCGTCAAGTCCGGCCTGAGCGCCCCCACCGGCACCTTCCCCGCCCAGGCGGCCGGCGGCAGCATCGTGCTCACCACCACCGACCAGCAGGGCAACCCATCCGGGATCGGCTTCGGCGACGACTCGGCAGCCCGGGACGTCAATTTTGTCAAGGTCTGCGAGGCCTGCCATTCGGTCACCAACTATCACCGCTACGACACCTCGGGGCAGAGCAACCTCACCCACTACAACGGTCAGGACTGCACCAAGTGCCACCAGCACAAGGATGGCTTCAAGGCCGGTTGCAACGCCTGCCACGGCAACCCGCCGACCCAGGACAGCGACCTGGTCTACCAGCTCGACGCCCCGGACGATACCGGCTCCCGCACCTGGGGCGAACACCAGAAGCACGCCGTTGTCCTGGGCTATGCCTGCAACACCTGCCATAACGGCTGGGAAAACAACGGCGAGATGCCCAAGGCCGGCAACATCAACATCGGCTTCAACGCCTTCGGCAAAACCACGGGCAGCTACGACGGCCGCACCCTTGGTGCACCGCAGAACGGGAAATACACTGCCGCAGCCGGCCTGACCCTGACCCAGACCAAGACCAGCGGGGCAACCACCTGCGCCTTCTATTGCCACGGCTACCAGGTGCCCCAGTGGAACCCGGCCGCCACCGCGGCCTGCGGCGCCTGCCACGGCAAGGTCGCCGGCTACGGCGACAACCGCGACGGCATCCCGGACGGATCGGCCGGAGTCGGCGGCAGGGCTCTTTCCGGCGCCCTGACCGGCTTCAAGGTCGGCAAGCACGCCAACCACCTGGACGACAGCGTCGCGGCCACCGGCGACCCCTGCGCCCTGTGCCACAACGGTGCCGGCTATGCCGACGCCACCCACGTCGACGGCACCACCAACCTCAGCATGCATGCGTCGGCCGGCGGCAGCGCCAGCTATGCCACCGGGTCTCCCGGCACCTGCAGCAACCTCTCCTGCCACGGCAACGCCCCCTGGGACTCGGCCGCCACGGGAGGCTGCGACTTCTGCCACGGCGGTGGCGGCCAGTACTGGCCCAACGGTTCAGCCTACCCTGATCGTTCCGGCCGCCACGACAAACACCTGACCGCGCTGGCAGCCAAGCTGTCCATTACCATCCCGGGAACCGACGCGCAGCAAAAGCGGATGTGCGCCTATTGCCACAATGACGCCACAGGCGTCGGCGGCAGCGGTCACAACGCCAACGGCGGCGACTCCACCGCCGACCTGGGCGGCTTCAACCCGATCTGGGATGCCACCGACCCGCCCAGCGTCGCCGATGCGGGCGCCGCCTTCGTCTCTGCCAACGGCGGCTGCAACAGCATCGACTGCCACAACAACAAGGCCACCGGCAGCACCACCTACGGCTGGCGCAATTCCGGGCTGAGCGCCTGTATCATGTGCCACGTCGACGTGACCACCGACAGCACCCATGTGGCCCACACCGGCTCGGCCGCCAACTACGGGCGGACCATCGTCTGCACCGACTGCCACAACGCCACCACCTGGGCCAGTTCGGCCCCGGGCACCGGGCACCTGAACGGCAGCTGGACCATAGTGAATTCAACCTACACCGGGACTTCAACCACCCAAGCCAAGGGGACCTGCGGCACCAACGCCTGCCACCAGAATGGTCTGAGCGCTGCCCCCCTGCGCGCCTACACCTGGGGCACCGCCCTGGCCAACGACTGTGCCAGCTGCCATGCCGCGGCGATGGCCAGCAACAAGCACAACCAGCACCTGGTGAGCAACTCCCTGCCAGGGACCGACCTGGACTTCGGCACCGCCGACGAATGCCGCGCCTGCCACAACACCACCACCTCGGGCACCGGCAGGGCCAGCGGTTCGGCCCACCTGAACGGCACCCGCAACCTGGCGTTCAACGCGACCTACAACTATGAAAACCTGGCCGCGGCCCGCGCCGCCGGCGCCGGTGCGACCACCACCTGCTCCAACGTGCGCTGCCACAGCGGGGTCACCACCCCGCAGTGGAACTCGACCGTCACCTGCGGCAGCTGCCACAACACCGGCGGCACCGGCCCGCTGCCCGGCCAGGCCGGGGTGACCCGCAGCCACCCCTACCACGCCAACAACGACAGCAACTACACCGACTGCGACAAGTGCCACGGCGCCTCGGGCGTGACCGTCTCGGCCACCTACACCGCCACCGGCGGGGGCGGCGCCGGAAAACTCCATCAGAACCTCGTGGTGAACCTGTGGATCAACGGCGCGGCCAACCGCTACGCCGGCGACGCCAGCCCGGCCGGCGTGAACTGGGCAGCGGGAGCCGGCCAGGCCGACGACGGCACCTGCAGCAGCACGGCCTGCCATGGTGGCAAGACACCGCAGTGGGGTGTGTACAACGATACCGTGTCGGGCTGCCGGGTCTGCCACGACCCGACTTTCGGCAGCTATGACGGCACCAGCAATCCACTGCCGCCCGCGGTAGCCCGGATTACTGCCGCGAGGCCCCACACCGACCCCGACGGGACCGGAGGGACCTATTCTGCGGGCGACTGCCGCGGCTGCCATGCAGGGCACAACCAGGGGGTAGCCATCAGCCTGCCGCCAACATCTTGGCCGCTGGCAGCGGGCGAAACCCACGTCAATGGAAACATGCGAACCCTGCTGGGCTTTACCGGCTACACGGGGTCTTCGATCAGCATCGGTGGGCCGGCTGCGGCGCTGGTTGATGGTGCGGCTCGTCCCCTGGTTCATGCGGCCATCCGTGGTAAAACCACCGAAGCCGAGGTCTGCTGGAGCTGTCATGACTCCCTGTCCACACCAGTCAGCGAGTGGGGCTACAATTCGGACCCCGATGGCACCACCTGGCCGAAAACGGTTATTGCCAGTGTCGCTGACGGCTCTGTGAGTTCCCACAACTTCGGCTGGCTCTACAGTGCCAAGACCGGCGGGGTGAAAGTTTCAGATTGGACCACCTCCGGAGCCTGGATTCGAGACGGCTATCGCAGCGTTCTCGACCGTCCCGTGGCTTCGATTCACGCGGTGAGTTTTACCGATTCCGATCATTCTTCCAGCGTCGCCAACAACCTCGTCGCAGGCAAGGTAAAGCGGGGCGCGAGCTCAGGTTTGCCCAATCCGGACACCGGGACTCCCGTCTTGGAGAGCAAGGCGGCGATCCGTTGCACCTATTGCCACGACGTCCACGACACCTTTGGGCCCAACAGCAAGCCCTACGTCCGCGGCTCCTGGTTGAGCAACCCCTACCCGCCGGATATGCCGCCTCTGGTCGGGGACACCTATCCTGCGGCCAACAAATACACTCATGGAACCAACTCGACCGTACCCGTACCGCGACTTTACGTTTCAACCTCGAAAAACAAGGGGGGGTACTTCATCGACCAGAACAGCGGGCGCCCCACCGACTCCCAGACTCTCCCGAATTCTGCGGGCCTCTGTACCATATGCCACGGCAGTTCCGTAGACAGCATGGATTACTACACCGGCGCAAAATTGTGGCGCCCCAGCCAGGTGAACGGTCATGCCAACTCGACCATCGGAGGCGGCGGGGCCTCGAATGCCAACGCCAGGAACATCTTCGACGGTCGCCGGGGAGCCACCACCGGGTTCTTCATGGCTCTACAAGATTCGGTCAATGTCAGCCAGTGGGGCAAGAACAAAGGGCCCACCGGGCAGCAGGTCAAGGGCACCGCACCCTTTGGCAGCACCTTTAGCTATCAACCGGCTGATGGCGGCGTACCTCCGGCAAAAAACACCGGCTGGTATGGCGGCACCGAAGGCAACAGCACCCGTGGAGCCCAGTACAGCACCTGGTACAGCGGCAACACCACGGCCACCCATACTGCATCCATCGGCACCGACGGGGTCACAACCAGGGCCCACACCTTTACCTGCTCCAAGTGCCACAGCCCGCACGCCGCGAAGCTGCCGGCCCTGCTCATTACCAACTGCCTGGACCAGCCCCTGGGTACCTGGACCGCCAACGCCAACTCGGGACGCGGCACAATCGGCCCGAACGGCACCTCGACTTGGCTGCCTTACGTAAAGAACAACTGCCACAGCAAAACGGCAAGGGATACCGGATGGAATTACCTTGAGACGAGTCAATAG
- a CDS encoding tetratricopeptide repeat protein — MKNLAVLIALFGLLLSGCEKKTEPVATPAPPEPAATQASSEAVPVMSSAIEPVLVELPTEAISTWQRHAQARPELVLFSIHPFLDQIPETVKSEALAMVKRGDARELRAHGSFFREAPLLLPTQTLRAALEAGFFSQVTWVFPSKVKIDELSLETFSGQVVEAGFLTEEEGRQLVLAGGVFEGQVQGIPFRAVHPFALPDITAPALIHVDLGYFKGMYQDEVKTPLYDLLHGLAISLRDMGWKVLDVTLSYSTIEGVVSLDTRFLLTNLAELFRKPEMLQSDMPELWRMRAEALYGADMFQPQKMKEMHQKAAELAPGDATAQYDLYKIQFENREIDAALETLDRVVAMDSGYGAAYLDLSQVAMNDKNPTASLVLLEKAAMTFPDNPFINLSRSDILLQMDEKSDALELLKPLKQLAWSAHYHADIPGLIETMEKAGMGKGPGPESKESSQ, encoded by the coding sequence ATGAAGAATCTGGCTGTCTTAATTGCTTTGTTCGGCCTGCTGCTGAGTGGCTGCGAAAAGAAAACCGAGCCGGTGGCCACACCGGCCCCCCCCGAGCCTGCGGCCACCCAGGCTTCCAGCGAAGCTGTCCCGGTCATGAGTTCGGCCATCGAACCGGTGCTCGTCGAGCTTCCCACCGAGGCAATCTCCACCTGGCAGCGGCATGCCCAGGCCAGGCCCGAACTGGTCCTGTTCTCCATTCATCCGTTTCTGGACCAAATCCCCGAGACGGTGAAATCCGAGGCTCTGGCCATGGTCAAGCGAGGGGATGCCCGGGAGTTGCGGGCCCATGGCAGTTTTTTCCGCGAAGCACCCCTGCTGCTGCCCACCCAGACCCTGCGCGCGGCCCTCGAGGCCGGGTTTTTCTCCCAGGTGACCTGGGTTTTCCCCTCCAAGGTCAAGATCGATGAACTCTCCCTGGAAACGTTCAGTGGCCAGGTGGTCGAGGCCGGGTTCCTGACCGAGGAGGAAGGCCGGCAGTTGGTCCTGGCGGGAGGCGTGTTCGAGGGGCAGGTCCAGGGCATACCCTTCAGGGCGGTGCACCCGTTCGCCCTGCCGGATATCACGGCCCCGGCGCTGATTCATGTCGACCTGGGGTATTTCAAGGGAATGTACCAGGACGAAGTCAAGACCCCCCTCTACGACCTGCTGCACGGACTGGCGATCAGCTTGCGCGACATGGGGTGGAAGGTGCTGGACGTGACCCTCTCCTATTCAACCATCGAAGGGGTGGTTTCCCTCGATACCCGCTTTTTATTGACCAACCTCGCCGAGCTGTTCCGCAAGCCCGAAATGCTGCAGTCCGACATGCCGGAGCTCTGGCGCATGCGGGCCGAGGCGCTCTACGGCGCGGACATGTTCCAGCCCCAGAAGATGAAGGAGATGCACCAGAAGGCTGCCGAACTGGCCCCCGGGGATGCCACCGCCCAGTACGATCTTTACAAGATCCAGTTCGAAAACCGTGAAATCGACGCCGCCCTGGAAACCCTCGATCGGGTCGTGGCCATGGACTCGGGATACGGGGCGGCATACCTCGATCTCTCCCAGGTGGCCATGAACGACAAAAATCCGACCGCCTCTCTGGTGCTTCTCGAAAAAGCGGCGATGACCTTTCCCGACAACCCCTTCATCAACTTGAGCAGGAGCGACATCCTGCTGCAGATGGATGAAAAGAGTGACGCCCTTGAACTGCTGAAACCGCTGAAGCAGTTGGCCTGGTCAGCGCACTACCATGCGGATATCCCCGGGCTCATCGAGACCATGGAAAAGGCGGGCATGGGTAAAGGCCCGGGGCCGGAGTCGAAGGAAAGCAGTCAGTGA
- a CDS encoding ribbon-helix-helix domain-containing protein produces MESQTKRSTIYFDPDLHRALRMKSAAANRSISEIVNDAVRRALQEDQEDLAAFEGRVAEPTITYEELLADLKAHGKL; encoded by the coding sequence ATGGAAAGCCAAACCAAAAGATCAACGATATATTTCGACCCTGACCTTCACCGGGCACTGCGAATGAAATCCGCCGCTGCCAATCGCTCCATTTCAGAAATCGTCAACGATGCTGTGCGCCGGGCTCTGCAGGAAGACCAGGAAGATCTCGCCGCTTTCGAAGGCCGTGTAGCGGAGCCGACCATCACTTACGAAGAGCTTCTTGCCGACCTGAAGGCCCATGGCAAGTTATAA
- a CDS encoding type II toxin-antitoxin system RelE family toxin, translating to MASYKLVFKKSVAKDLRSIPKPDLDRILKCFESLAQNPRPLGCEKLSGQERYRLRQGVYRILYEIRDEELVVTVVKVGHRREVYR from the coding sequence ATGGCAAGTTATAAGCTCGTCTTCAAAAAGTCCGTCGCCAAAGACCTTCGAAGTATTCCCAAGCCGGATCTAGATCGAATTTTGAAGTGTTTTGAATCTCTGGCACAGAATCCCCGCCCACTTGGATGCGAGAAGCTTTCAGGGCAGGAGAGGTACCGTTTGCGGCAAGGAGTCTATCGAATCCTGTATGAAATCAGGGATGAGGAGTTGGTTGTCACCGTGGTCAAGGTCGGACATCGGCGGGAGGTTTACAGGTAG
- a CDS encoding SRPBCC family protein gives MRLYTLQYRQVFPISRETAWEFFSDPANLARITPPWLNLSVTSPLPAEMYPGMLITYRLRPVPGVAVSWVTEITQARKPEFFVDEQRFGPYRFWHHQHDFRPVADGVEMEDLVHYALGFGPLGQVVNRLLVAPRLAEIFRYRRMVLDRRFGSGSHSPKFS, from the coding sequence ATGAGGCTCTACACCCTGCAGTACCGGCAGGTGTTCCCCATCAGCCGCGAGACGGCCTGGGAGTTCTTCTCCGATCCCGCCAACCTGGCCCGCATCACTCCCCCCTGGCTGAACCTCTCAGTCACCTCGCCGCTGCCGGCCGAAATGTACCCGGGGATGCTCATCACCTATCGCCTGCGCCCGGTCCCCGGGGTGGCGGTGAGCTGGGTCACCGAGATCACCCAGGCCAGAAAACCCGAGTTTTTCGTCGATGAGCAACGTTTCGGCCCCTACCGCTTCTGGCACCACCAGCATGATTTCCGGCCTGTGGCCGATGGTGTCGAAATGGAAGACCTGGTCCATTACGCACTGGGTTTCGGCCCCCTGGGGCAGGTGGTCAACCGCCTGCTGGTGGCCCCCAGGCTGGCAGAAATCTTTCGTTACCGCCGCATGGTTCTCGACCGACGGTTCGGCAGTGGAAGCCACTCTCCAAAATTTTCATGA
- a CDS encoding SDR family oxidoreductase — MSAENNAKPILVLGATGYIGGRLVPRLLEAGYRVRAAARNPAKLRSRAWSGHPQLELVQADVLDLHSLAEAAAGCGAAYYLVHSMNPRVTDFARTDREAAQNMVTAAATAGLERIIYLGGLGQDDPSLSHHLRSRSEVGRILQAGGVPATILRAAMIIGSGSASFEILRYLVDRLPVMITPRWIDTPCQPIGVRNVLQYLVGCLECPETIGGTFDIGQPEVVSYRRLMEIYAEEAGLHRRWIIPVPVLTPRLSAYWIHLVTPVPAAIAMPLAEGLRNPVICTDTRIRELIPQGLFDCRKAIRLALVRLRQQQVESSWTDAGVVPPAEWSFSEDPRWAGGTVYRDGRRVMLEAPIDEVWQAVAAIGGRTGWYYGNWLWQLRGWIDRLLGGVGLGRGRRDASELRPGDALDFWRVLAIEKPHRLLLVAEMKLPGEAVLEFRLGETKPGCTDLKQIARFLPRGLWGILYWVAVYPLHGVVFNGMLRGIAERVNGRILQGPERLPADRRTAPR, encoded by the coding sequence ATGAGCGCAGAAAACAACGCAAAGCCTATCCTGGTGCTTGGCGCCACGGGGTACATCGGGGGGCGATTGGTGCCGCGCCTGCTCGAAGCCGGGTACCGGGTGCGGGCCGCGGCGCGCAACCCCGCCAAGCTGCGCAGCCGGGCCTGGTCCGGGCATCCCCAGCTCGAACTGGTCCAGGCCGACGTGCTGGACCTCCACTCGCTGGCGGAGGCTGCCGCCGGCTGCGGCGCCGCCTACTACCTGGTGCACTCGATGAATCCGCGGGTCACCGATTTCGCCCGCACCGACCGAGAGGCTGCGCAGAACATGGTGACGGCCGCCGCGACGGCAGGGCTGGAGCGGATCATCTACCTCGGAGGCCTGGGCCAGGATGACCCTTCGCTGAGCCACCATCTGCGCTCCCGCAGCGAAGTGGGGCGCATCCTCCAGGCGGGCGGGGTGCCGGCCACCATCCTGCGGGCCGCCATGATCATCGGCTCGGGGAGCGCCTCTTTCGAGATCCTGCGCTACCTGGTCGACCGGCTGCCGGTGATGATCACTCCGCGCTGGATCGACACCCCCTGCCAGCCCATCGGGGTGCGCAACGTTCTGCAGTACCTGGTGGGCTGCCTCGAATGCCCGGAAACCATCGGCGGCACCTTCGACATCGGCCAGCCCGAGGTGGTCAGCTACCGCCGGCTGATGGAGATCTACGCCGAGGAAGCCGGGCTGCACCGGCGCTGGATAATCCCCGTCCCGGTACTGACCCCGCGGCTGAGCGCCTACTGGATCCACCTGGTAACGCCGGTCCCGGCCGCCATCGCCATGCCGTTGGCCGAGGGGCTGCGCAACCCGGTGATCTGCACCGACACCCGCATCCGCGAGCTCATCCCTCAGGGACTTTTCGACTGCCGCAAGGCGATCCGCCTGGCCCTGGTGAGGCTTCGCCAGCAGCAGGTGGAGAGCTCCTGGACCGACGCCGGGGTGGTCCCCCCGGCTGAATGGAGCTTTTCCGAGGATCCGCGCTGGGCCGGGGGGACGGTGTACAGAGACGGGCGCCGGGTGATGCTGGAGGCCCCCATCGACGAAGTCTGGCAGGCGGTGGCTGCCATCGGCGGGCGCACCGGCTGGTACTATGGCAACTGGCTCTGGCAGTTGCGCGGCTGGATCGACCGCCTGCTCGGCGGCGTGGGGCTCGGCCGCGGCAGGCGCGATGCCAGTGAGCTGCGGCCCGGCGACGCCCTCGACTTCTGGCGGGTGCTCGCCATCGAAAAGCCGCACCGGCTGCTGCTGGTGGCCGAAATGAAGCTGCCCGGGGAAGCCGTGCTCGAGTTCCGGCTGGGTGAAACCAAACCGGGATGCACCGACCTGAAGCAGATTGCCCGCTTCCTGCCCCGCGGGTTGTGGGGAATTTTATACTGGGTCGCGGTCTATCCCCTGCACGGGGTGGTTTTCAACGGGATGCTGCGCGGGATCGCCGAGCGGGTCAACGGGAGGATTCTCCAGGGGCCGGAGCGCCTGCCGGCCGACCGCCGGACGGCCCCGCGATGA